Proteins from a single region of Streptomyces glaucescens:
- a CDS encoding tryptophan 2,3-dioxygenase family protein, translated as MTYQNYLELDTLLSLQKPRTADSADMKSIVLSEQFFIIAHQASELWLRQIIADLEAVIDAFTTTDDTSNAEWIVDLLQRSAKLIEVLHTQLTALDRLPLGDFAMFRQLLGTASGAQSEQFQRLARLVGNAQQDGPLYESFTAWVTRSGHTVSGLARRGIDAGVHYRIIEALLDLGNGYWRWQVGHVSMLTKIMGSHSGTGGTSGADYLLSRCSLPFGELRELRSQAHVGLSVATS; from the coding sequence GTGACCTATCAGAACTATCTCGAGCTGGATACTTTGCTGTCCCTCCAGAAACCGCGTACCGCCGATTCGGCGGATATGAAGTCGATTGTTCTGTCAGAGCAGTTCTTCATCATCGCGCACCAGGCGAGCGAACTGTGGCTGCGGCAGATCATCGCCGACCTGGAAGCCGTCATCGACGCGTTCACGACGACCGACGACACGTCCAACGCGGAGTGGATCGTCGACCTCCTGCAGCGGTCCGCGAAGCTCATCGAGGTGCTGCACACCCAGCTGACCGCCCTCGACCGGCTGCCGCTGGGCGACTTCGCCATGTTCCGCCAGTTGCTCGGCACGGCGAGCGGCGCTCAGTCGGAGCAGTTCCAGCGGCTGGCCCGGCTCGTCGGCAACGCCCAGCAGGACGGTCCGCTGTACGAGTCGTTCACCGCCTGGGTGACCCGGTCCGGGCACACCGTGTCCGGGCTCGCGCGGCGGGGCATCGACGCGGGCGTCCACTACCGGATCATCGAGGCGCTGCTCGACCTGGGCAACGGCTACTGGCGCTGGCAGGTGGGGCACGTCAGCATGCTCACGAAGATCATGGGCAGCCACTCCGGGACCGGCGGCACCTCGGGCGCCGACTACCTGCTCAGCCGATGTTCGCTCCCCTTCGGCGAGCTGCGGGAACTGCGCAGTCAGGCGCACGTCGGGCTCAGCGTCGCGACCTCGTGA
- a CDS encoding winged helix-turn-helix domain-containing protein yields the protein MKNRVKFVRWPAESEIREQCKVRGHLCLLVVEHGAPPPDQLSLYEDWVRPPIVQEDLQARVRQLAARAVLKSKPVLDPAGILYFKDSSVTLSLTQCEMLAPLVARYGQIIYRTELREILEHSGSSSSSNALDLHVMRLRRRLQVVGLAVRNVWGRGFVLEPL from the coding sequence GTGAAGAATCGGGTCAAGTTCGTCCGCTGGCCTGCGGAAAGCGAGATACGTGAGCAATGTAAGGTCCGGGGGCACCTCTGTCTGCTGGTCGTCGAGCACGGCGCTCCGCCGCCGGACCAGCTGAGCCTCTACGAGGACTGGGTGCGGCCCCCGATCGTCCAGGAGGACCTCCAGGCCCGCGTCCGCCAGCTGGCGGCCCGGGCCGTACTCAAGTCGAAACCGGTGCTGGACCCGGCGGGCATCCTCTATTTCAAGGACTCGTCCGTCACCCTCTCGCTGACGCAGTGCGAGATGCTGGCACCGCTGGTCGCCCGCTACGGCCAGATCATCTACCGGACCGAGCTGCGGGAGATCCTGGAACACTCCGGATCCAGCTCTTCCAGCAACGCGTTGGACCTGCACGTGATGCGCCTGCGCCGCCGTCTGCAGGTCGTCGGACTGGCGGTGCGCAACGTGTGGGGACGCGGTTTCGTCCTCGAACCCCTCTAG